A region of Acidobacteriota bacterium DNA encodes the following proteins:
- the modB gene encoding molybdate ABC transporter permease subunit, translated as MAELIEVTGFTLLMAAVATLLMLPPGIAIAWVLARRRFWGRSVLETLVSLPLVVPPVATGLLLLKLFGRRGPIGALLEPLGLEIVFTWRGVVIAMAVMGLPLLIRAARAGFEQADRRYEEVAATLGAKPWRVFRTISLPLARRALLAGTVLGFSRAIGEFGATIMLAGALPGARTLSVAIYRNAELGRDTAAMVLIGAAVAIGFAAVHLSNRLGAAS; from the coding sequence ATTGCCGAGCTGATCGAGGTGACGGGGTTCACGCTGCTGATGGCGGCGGTGGCGACGCTTCTGATGTTGCCGCCGGGCATTGCAATCGCATGGGTGCTTGCCCGGCGGCGGTTCTGGGGACGCTCGGTCCTCGAGACGCTCGTCTCGCTGCCCCTGGTCGTCCCGCCGGTCGCCACCGGCCTGCTCCTGCTGAAATTGTTCGGGCGACGGGGGCCGATCGGCGCGTTGCTCGAGCCGCTCGGTCTCGAGATCGTCTTCACATGGCGCGGAGTCGTCATCGCGATGGCGGTAATGGGGCTCCCCCTCCTGATCCGCGCGGCGCGCGCCGGATTCGAACAGGCGGACCGCCGGTACGAGGAAGTGGCGGCGACGCTGGGCGCGAAGCCCTGGCGCGTGTTCCGCACCATCAGCCTGCCGCTGGCTCGCCGCGCCCTGCTCGCCGGCACGGTACTCGGTTTCTCGCGCGCCATCGGCGAATTCGGCGCGACCATCATGCTGGCCGGCGCGCTGCCGGGCGCGCGCACGCTTTCGGTTGCGATCTACCGCAACGCGGAACTGGGCCGCGACACGGCCGCAATGGTGCTGATTGGCGCTGCCGTCGCGATTGGCTTCGCCGCGGTTCACCTGTCGAACCGCCTCGGGGCGGCATCGTGA
- a CDS encoding exo-alpha-sialidase — translation MRGVRVLVGTRKGAFVLTSDGLRTEWTVDGPHAAGWEVFHVAGSPADPNRIYAVQHTDWFGQVVQRSNDGGRSWQTVGNEFAYEGDVGTHLYYDGTPHPFEFKRIWHLEPSPTDPDHVYAGVEDAALFHSTDGGQSWRELPGLRQHPSSPKWQPGAGGMCLHTILLDPSGSGRIYVAISAAGAFRSDDAGATWRPINRGLRSPDMIPDDPEGEVGHCVHRLAMHPSRPDVLYMQKHWDVMRSDDAGDSWREVSGNLPSDFGFPIAVHAHEPETIYVVPIKSDSEHYPPDGRLRVYRSRNGGGEWEALTEGLPQEHCYVNVLRDALAVDTIDPCGVYVGTTGGQVYVSNDGGDGWASIVHDLPPVLSVEVQTLE, via the coding sequence ATGAGGGGCGTACGGGTGCTGGTCGGAACGCGCAAGGGAGCATTCGTTCTGACCTCGGACGGGTTACGGACTGAATGGACGGTCGACGGTCCCCACGCGGCCGGCTGGGAAGTCTTCCACGTTGCCGGTTCGCCCGCCGACCCGAACCGCATCTATGCCGTGCAGCACACCGACTGGTTCGGTCAGGTGGTTCAGCGGTCGAACGACGGTGGCCGGTCGTGGCAGACGGTCGGCAATGAGTTCGCCTACGAAGGCGACGTCGGTACGCACCTCTACTACGACGGGACGCCCCACCCGTTCGAGTTCAAGCGCATATGGCACCTGGAACCGTCACCCACCGACCCGGACCATGTCTACGCCGGCGTGGAGGATGCCGCGTTGTTCCATAGCACTGACGGCGGGCAGTCGTGGCGCGAGTTGCCCGGTCTGCGCCAGCATCCAAGTTCGCCGAAATGGCAGCCAGGCGCCGGCGGCATGTGCCTCCACACCATCCTGCTGGATCCATCCGGCAGCGGCCGGATCTACGTTGCCATCTCCGCCGCGGGTGCCTTCCGGAGCGACGACGCCGGCGCGACGTGGCGTCCGATCAACCGCGGCCTTCGGTCGCCGGACATGATTCCGGACGACCCCGAGGGAGAGGTCGGTCACTGTGTCCATCGCCTCGCGATGCATCCGTCGCGGCCGGACGTCCTTTACATGCAGAAGCACTGGGATGTGATGCGCAGCGACGACGCCGGCGACTCCTGGCGCGAGGTGAGCGGCAACCTGCCGTCCGACTTCGGATTTCCGATCGCGGTCCACGCGCACGAACCGGAAACGATCTACGTCGTACCGATCAAGAGCGACTCGGAACACTATCCGCCCGACGGTCGCCTTCGCGTCTACCGGAGCCGGAACGGCGGCGGCGAGTGGGAGGCGCTGACGGAAGGCCTGCCGCAGGAGCACTGCTACGTCAATGTTCTGCGCGACGCGCTGGCGGTCGATACGATCGATCCGTGCGGCGTCTACGTCGGCACGACGGGCGGCCAGGTGTACGTTTCGAACGACGGCGGTGACGGTTGGGCGTCCATTGTCCACGACCTGCCACCGGTCCTTTCCGTAGAGGTCCAGACGCTGGAATGA
- a CDS encoding PIN domain nuclease, whose product MILIDTSAWIEFLRDTGSTTATRVRDCLIREEVATCGAVYMEVLAGARSERHLMELRRLLARAAMIAIEATDYDQAASLYRHCRRGGETIRSLVDCLIAAAAIRAGVPVLHHDADFDALARHSPLLIDRS is encoded by the coding sequence GTGATCCTCATCGACACCTCGGCGTGGATTGAGTTTCTGCGAGACACCGGCTCGACAACCGCCACCCGCGTAAGGGACTGCCTGATCAGAGAGGAAGTCGCCACCTGTGGAGCGGTGTACATGGAAGTGCTCGCGGGCGCGCGAAGCGAACGCCACCTGATGGAACTCCGGCGCCTGCTCGCTCGAGCCGCCATGATCGCGATCGAGGCCACTGACTACGATCAGGCGGCGTCACTTTATCGACACTGCCGGCGGGGCGGGGAGACCATTCGCTCACTTGTCGACTGCCTGATCGCGGCGGCGGCGATTCGCGCCGGCGTGCCGGTCCTTCATCACGATGCGGACTTCGACGCACTGGCGCGGCACTCGCCGCTCCTGATTGATCGGTCGTGA
- a CDS encoding hemerythrin domain-containing protein: MKRHASLVPLSRDHHHGLVMAERLILGRSTNPNADWPEDRTEQVARLLAFFENDLRPHFDAEEAYVFPVAAREMEGGGREVAALAADHEAMRALIRGFEADAVSRLDDRLTAFGLLLRGHIRREENDLFEGMQVACEPAILATVGAALEAAPLGRGAACAVPPRTE, encoded by the coding sequence ATGAAGCGCCACGCGAGCCTCGTGCCGTTGTCGCGCGACCATCACCATGGGCTGGTGATGGCGGAGCGGTTGATCCTGGGGCGGTCGACCAATCCAAACGCCGACTGGCCCGAGGATCGCACCGAGCAGGTGGCGCGGCTCCTTGCCTTCTTCGAGAACGACCTGCGGCCGCACTTCGACGCGGAAGAGGCGTATGTCTTTCCCGTCGCGGCGAGGGAGATGGAGGGAGGCGGGCGTGAGGTGGCGGCGCTGGCAGCCGACCACGAGGCGATGCGGGCGCTGATTCGCGGCTTCGAGGCGGATGCGGTCAGCCGCCTGGACGATCGCCTGACGGCGTTCGGTCTTCTTCTCCGTGGGCACATCCGTCGCGAGGAAAACGATCTGTTCGAGGGGATGCAGGTGGCGTGCGAGCCTGCGATCCTGGCAACGGTCGGCGCGGCGCTTGAAGCCGCTCCGCTGGGCCGCGGCGCCGCCTGCGCGGTACCGCCCAGGACAGAGTAA
- a CDS encoding helix-turn-helix domain-containing protein, translating into MPLLTVREAADRLGISYSTLKRWIYKGAVRSVRTDGGHHRIAEEEVARLLARRGAPPDRRRRSPRGSGVLVSLSGRNRLRGVVEEVRREGLLAQVRLRIGDQSLTAVITRDAIDEVRLKRGDDATAIVKATEVMIGREDVPPDS; encoded by the coding sequence ATGCCCCTCCTGACCGTCCGCGAAGCAGCCGACCGTCTTGGTATCAGCTACTCGACGCTGAAGCGCTGGATCTACAAGGGCGCCGTCCGGTCCGTTCGAACCGATGGCGGTCATCACCGCATCGCGGAGGAGGAAGTGGCTCGCCTCCTGGCACGCCGCGGCGCGCCTCCTGACCGCCGGCGTCGCTCTCCGCGCGGCAGCGGCGTCCTCGTTTCCCTCAGCGGCCGCAACCGTCTCCGCGGTGTCGTCGAAGAAGTCCGCCGCGAAGGCCTTCTGGCCCAAGTGCGCCTCCGCATCGGCGACCAGTCCCTCACTGCCGTCATTACGCGGGACGCCATCGACGAAGTTCGTCTCAAGCGGGGCGACGACGCTACCGCGATCGTCAAGGCGACGGAAGTGATGATCGGCCGGGAAGACGTGCCGCCGGACAGTTGA
- the hisI gene encoding phosphoribosyl-AMP cyclohydrolase: MEIDFDKMGGLVPAVIQDDTSNEVLMVGFMNATALEKTQSSGFATFFSRTRNTLWMKGETSGNLLRVRRILTDCDDDTLLVRVERLGEGNVCHTGERTCFFKQLPGGTEDVEGTVAGGTS, from the coding sequence ATGGAAATTGACTTCGACAAGATGGGTGGTCTGGTGCCCGCTGTCATTCAGGACGACACCAGCAACGAGGTGCTGATGGTTGGCTTCATGAACGCCACGGCGCTCGAGAAAACGCAGTCATCCGGGTTCGCCACGTTCTTCAGTCGGACGCGCAACACCCTCTGGATGAAAGGTGAGACCTCCGGCAATCTACTCAGGGTGCGTCGGATTCTCACCGACTGCGACGACGATACGCTGCTCGTCCGGGTGGAGCGGCTCGGGGAAGGCAACGTCTGCCATACCGGAGAACGAACCTGCTTCTTCAAGCAACTGCCGGGTGGCACCGAAGACGTGGAAGGCACTGTGGCGGGGGGCACGTCATGA
- a CDS encoding DUF3604 domain-containing protein: protein MRRWMPAAVVVLGAGAAMCNAPTEPGPGDDYLSPALRAEVEQLKASVAAQPTDAETIAERARILADWVDAYALAGNEVGLGGPNVRLQATLPPTGAAARRQGANIDRLVRLFSLHDVQGSLGALTAESLGPFPARSYQTIRQTWTVGSEPVAAGGGFWVARHFSVNNGPYQTDDPSADGYATILTSDDDARFTTDVYMASGAHGGFRSPEPALVFRLASGTLDPGETVTITYGDTTGGGPGMLMTSTSSARMPLPLYVDLDGSGEWRPLPILPFVVSGTTVAGVHGFAPSVVAPGEIFELSVRAEDAFFNRATGPIPAFDVLIDGDVRATTPAGTDPVSIVELTLEETGPHWVEIRSADGAITGDANPILVAENPQRRIYWGDTHGHSGYAEGIGTVEFFMTFARDDARLDFVTHSDHDTWMDDAEWEISRQAVLSFDEPGRFIPYLGWEWTRHARFGGHHNVLLRTAEGRERVSALEHPTLSDLYRELHARYDPTDVVVIPHAHNPGDYRQSDAQLEPLIEMMSMHGTFEWFARQYLSHGHQVGLVAASDDHLSHPGYSAPNRNTLAQRGGLGAVLAPERSRDAIFDAMRERRTYATTGDRIILDVTVNDTPMGQRAEYAETRAVSGRVIGTAPIASITLLKNDEPIWSETYGLDAGGGRPADVEEWLLSFTSDATPRHPGDAPRGWRHWRGDLRVQGAALAEVTATDFVNPTTQALEPEGNGARFATHTRGDASSIRLTLTDIRPDASLLINLDAARETGSAPPFFRPPADIEAEEVRLPLHTSGITRTLPAEGYPDDRIMLRRLIRNGPRDVTFSYTDEDEPRQGDYYYVRVVQVNDAMAWSSPVWVGGYPSR from the coding sequence ATGCGGCGGTGGATGCCGGCGGCAGTGGTCGTGCTCGGGGCGGGAGCCGCCATGTGCAACGCGCCGACCGAACCCGGACCGGGCGACGACTACCTTTCTCCGGCGCTGCGCGCCGAGGTGGAGCAGCTCAAGGCGTCCGTCGCTGCGCAACCGACCGACGCGGAGACGATCGCGGAGCGAGCCCGCATCCTGGCCGACTGGGTGGACGCCTACGCGCTGGCGGGTAACGAAGTCGGACTAGGCGGTCCGAATGTCCGGTTGCAGGCGACGCTGCCGCCAACCGGCGCCGCCGCCCGCCGGCAGGGAGCGAACATCGATCGGCTGGTGCGGCTGTTCTCCCTGCACGACGTCCAGGGATCGCTCGGGGCGCTGACCGCGGAGTCGCTCGGTCCCTTCCCGGCGCGCAGCTACCAGACGATCCGCCAGACCTGGACGGTGGGGAGCGAGCCGGTGGCGGCGGGCGGCGGCTTCTGGGTGGCGCGCCATTTCAGCGTGAACAACGGGCCCTACCAGACCGACGATCCCTCTGCCGACGGCTACGCCACCATCCTGACGAGCGACGACGACGCCCGCTTCACTACCGACGTCTACATGGCGAGTGGTGCCCACGGCGGGTTTCGTTCGCCGGAGCCGGCGCTGGTGTTCCGTCTCGCTTCGGGCACGCTCGACCCGGGCGAGACGGTGACCATCACCTACGGCGATACGACCGGCGGCGGGCCGGGGATGCTGATGACCAGCACGTCGAGCGCGCGCATGCCGTTGCCGCTCTACGTCGATCTGGACGGCTCCGGGGAATGGCGGCCCCTGCCGATCCTGCCGTTCGTCGTCAGCGGCACGACGGTAGCGGGTGTCCACGGCTTCGCGCCGAGTGTCGTAGCGCCGGGCGAGATCTTCGAACTCTCGGTCCGCGCCGAGGATGCCTTCTTCAACCGGGCGACCGGTCCCATCCCGGCCTTCGACGTCCTGATAGACGGGGACGTGCGCGCGACGACGCCGGCCGGCACGGATCCCGTCAGCATCGTGGAGTTGACGCTCGAGGAAACGGGGCCGCACTGGGTCGAGATCCGCTCGGCGGACGGCGCGATCACCGGTGACGCCAACCCGATCCTGGTTGCGGAGAATCCCCAGCGGCGCATCTATTGGGGCGACACGCATGGCCACTCCGGTTATGCCGAGGGGATCGGCACGGTGGAGTTCTTCATGACGTTCGCGCGGGACGACGCGCGGCTCGACTTCGTGACGCACTCGGACCACGACACGTGGATGGACGACGCCGAGTGGGAAATATCCCGGCAGGCGGTGCTGTCGTTCGATGAACCCGGTCGGTTCATTCCGTATCTCGGCTGGGAGTGGACGCGGCACGCCCGTTTCGGCGGCCATCACAACGTGCTGCTTCGAACCGCGGAGGGCCGCGAACGCGTGTCGGCGCTGGAACATCCGACGCTTTCGGACCTCTATCGCGAACTGCACGCCCGCTACGACCCGACCGACGTCGTGGTGATTCCCCACGCCCACAATCCGGGGGATTACCGACAGTCCGACGCGCAGCTCGAACCGCTGATCGAGATGATGTCGATGCACGGAACCTTCGAGTGGTTCGCACGGCAGTACCTCTCCCACGGCCACCAGGTAGGACTGGTCGCCGCTTCCGACGACCACCTCTCGCATCCGGGGTATTCGGCGCCGAACCGGAACACGCTGGCACAGCGGGGCGGACTGGGGGCGGTGCTCGCTCCCGAGCGCTCACGCGACGCGATCTTCGACGCGATGCGGGAGCGGCGGACGTACGCCACGACGGGCGACCGGATCATCCTCGACGTGACGGTGAACGACACCCCGATGGGACAGCGGGCGGAGTACGCCGAGACGCGCGCCGTGTCGGGTCGCGTGATCGGCACGGCGCCGATCGCCTCGATCACGCTCCTGAAGAATGACGAACCGATCTGGAGCGAGACCTACGGGCTCGACGCGGGGGGCGGCCGGCCGGCCGACGTCGAGGAGTGGCTGCTCTCGTTCACCTCCGACGCCACGCCGCGCCATCCCGGTGACGCGCCCCGCGGCTGGCGGCACTGGCGCGGCGACCTCCGGGTCCAGGGAGCCGCGCTGGCGGAGGTGACGGCGACCGATTTCGTCAATCCGACCACGCAGGCGCTCGAGCCGGAGGGGAACGGAGCCCGGTTTGCGACCCACACCCGAGGGGACGCCAGCTCGATCCGGCTGACGCTGACCGACATCCGTCCCGACGCGTCGCTCCTGATCAACCTCGACGCCGCGCGCGAAACCGGATCGGCGCCCCCCTTCTTCCGCCCTCCCGCCGACATCGAAGCCGAGGAGGTGCGGTTGCCGCTGCACACGAGCGGCATCACGCGCACGCTGCCGGCGGAAGGCTACCCCGACGATCGGATCATGCTGCGCCGGCTCATCCGCAACGGTCCGCGTGACGTGACATTCAGCTACACCGACGAGGATGAACCCCGACAGGGGGACTACTACTACGTCCGCGTCGTCCAGGTGAACGACGCGATGGCGTGGTCCAGCCCGGTCTGGGTGGGCGGCTATCCGTCACGTTAG
- a CDS encoding type II toxin-antitoxin system VapB family antitoxin, which yields MARTNIDIDEDACAAVMRRFGLDTKREAVNYALRRLAVEPLSLDEALGMQGSGWDGDLRDLRRTRVP from the coding sequence ATGGCGCGCACCAATATTGACATTGACGAGGACGCCTGCGCCGCGGTGATGCGCCGGTTCGGGCTGGATACCAAACGGGAAGCGGTCAACTATGCGCTTCGAAGGCTTGCGGTTGAGCCCCTCAGCCTCGACGAGGCACTGGGCATGCAGGGCTCCGGCTGGGACGGCGATCTCCGTGACCTGCGCCGCACCCGCGTACCGTGA
- a CDS encoding ATP-binding cassette domain-containing protein, which translates to MARSRHRDGGNGAPPPDPRGARRIRTGGPPVRGSGGDAGREALARVPHHQPAAGSPRPARRHGTRFLARHRRIRRDHHAGRRAAGRAHAFGCDLPQRGTGPRHGRNGADWRCRRDWLRRGSPVEPPRGGIVTAPVPNHADAAATPVVIDIRLRQGSFSLALHETIEARTVALFGPSGSGKTTTLAAVAGLRRPDDGVIRMGDRVLFDHARRIDVPPHDRRVGYVPQDLALFPHLDVRGNVMYGAREDRRPDGDDTGSLVTHASILELLEIDMLLDRPVDSLSGGERQRVALARALMTAPDLLLLDEPLAALDASLRGRILPYLERVRDELGTPMLYVSHSAEEVRRVAERVIVLDQGRTLRAGVPADVLPTVRADAAPLECSGGFTTGC; encoded by the coding sequence ATGGCGCGGAGTCGTCATCGCGATGGCGGTAATGGGGCTCCCCCTCCTGATCCGCGCGGCGCGCGCCGGATTCGAACAGGCGGACCGCCGGTACGAGGAAGTGGCGGCGACGCTGGGCGCGAAGCCCTGGCGCGTGTTCCGCACCATCAGCCTGCCGCTGGCTCGCCGCGCCCTGCTCGCCGGCACGGTACTCGGTTTCTCGCGCGCCATCGGCGAATTCGGCGCGACCATCATGCTGGCCGGCGCGCTGCCGGGCGCGCGCACGCTTTCGGTTGCGATCTACCGCAACGCGGAACTGGGCCGCGACACGGCCGCAATGGTGCTGATTGGCGCTGCCGTCGCGATTGGCTTCGCCGCGGTTCACCTGTCGAACCGCCTCGGGGCGGCATCGTGACGGCGCCAGTGCCGAACCACGCGGACGCCGCCGCCACGCCGGTCGTGATTGACATACGACTGCGCCAGGGATCGTTCTCGCTTGCGTTGCATGAAACGATCGAAGCCCGCACGGTGGCCCTGTTCGGCCCGTCCGGCTCCGGCAAGACTACGACCCTTGCGGCGGTCGCGGGTCTTCGCCGCCCGGACGATGGAGTCATCCGTATGGGCGACCGCGTCCTCTTCGACCACGCGCGACGGATCGACGTCCCGCCGCACGACCGCCGCGTCGGCTACGTTCCCCAGGATCTCGCGCTCTTCCCGCACCTCGACGTTCGCGGCAACGTGATGTACGGCGCGCGCGAGGACCGCCGTCCCGACGGAGACGACACTGGCTCCCTCGTGACCCACGCGTCAATCCTCGAGCTCCTCGAGATCGACATGCTCCTCGACCGCCCGGTCGACAGCCTCTCCGGTGGTGAGCGCCAGCGTGTCGCGTTGGCCCGCGCCCTGATGACGGCACCGGATCTGCTGCTGCTCGACGAGCCGCTCGCTGCACTCGACGCCAGCCTGCGCGGCCGCATCCTGCCGTATCTGGAGCGGGTGCGTGATGAACTTGGCACACCGATGCTCTACGTCTCGCACTCCGCAGAGGAAGTACGCCGCGTGGCCGAGCGGGTAATCGTGCTCGATCAGGGACGGACCCTCCGTGCCGGCGTACCGGCCGACGTCCTGCCCACGGTTCGCGCCGACGCAGCGCCGCTCGAATGTAGCGGGGGTTTCACCACGGGCTGCTAG
- a CDS encoding MoaD/ThiS family protein: protein MVTVILPAQLCTLARVDREVRIPVSVGDANLTQRVLLDALELAYPMLRGTIRDRVTRLRRPYLRFFACGEDVSHESPDAPLPREVAAGTEPFLVIGSVAGG, encoded by the coding sequence ATCGTGACCGTCATTCTCCCCGCCCAACTCTGCACGTTGGCCCGGGTGGATCGCGAAGTTCGGATTCCGGTTTCCGTCGGGGATGCGAACCTGACCCAGCGTGTCCTTCTGGACGCTCTCGAATTGGCCTATCCGATGCTCCGCGGCACCATTCGGGACCGTGTTACGCGCCTCCGCCGCCCCTACCTCCGTTTCTTCGCCTGCGGGGAGGACGTCTCCCACGAGTCTCCAGACGCGCCCCTTCCGCGGGAGGTCGCCGCCGGCACCGAACCGTTCCTCGTCATCGGATCCGTGGCCGGCGGGTAG
- the modA gene encoding molybdate ABC transporter substrate-binding protein: MFERRAVLAGLLGLFAACAGSGGGDGDTSRVGDAAPVLVSAAASLSEVMAVIADRFEGATGSAIRLNVAGSQMLASQIIEGAPVDLFVSADELQMERVAEAGRIDAGSRIDLLTNQLVVVVPSDRPGTVAAPRDLARASIERLALGDPDAVPAGVYARDWLRAAGLWGAVATKVVPASNVRAALRAVESGAADAGIVYRTDVRTATGAIVAFEVPIGDGPAIVYPAAVATGAPNRSGAVRFLDYLQTSAVRPLFEAAGFVTLR, from the coding sequence ATGTTCGAACGGAGGGCCGTTCTGGCGGGCCTGCTGGGGCTGTTTGCGGCCTGTGCAGGCTCCGGCGGCGGGGACGGTGACACGTCCCGGGTCGGCGATGCGGCGCCGGTCCTGGTGTCGGCGGCGGCCAGTCTCTCCGAGGTGATGGCCGTGATTGCCGACCGATTCGAAGGGGCGACAGGCAGCGCGATCCGGTTGAACGTCGCCGGATCGCAGATGCTGGCGTCGCAGATTATCGAAGGCGCCCCGGTCGATCTCTTCGTCAGCGCCGATGAGTTGCAGATGGAGCGCGTGGCGGAGGCGGGGAGGATAGACGCCGGGAGTCGGATCGATCTGTTGACGAATCAGCTCGTCGTCGTCGTACCGTCGGACCGGCCGGGAACCGTTGCGGCACCCCGGGATCTGGCCCGCGCATCCATCGAACGCCTCGCCCTGGGCGACCCCGACGCGGTTCCGGCGGGCGTGTACGCGCGTGACTGGCTCCGCGCGGCCGGTCTATGGGGCGCTGTGGCGACGAAGGTCGTTCCGGCGAGCAACGTCCGTGCTGCACTTCGCGCCGTCGAATCGGGCGCGGCCGACGCAGGTATCGTCTACCGGACGGACGTGCGGACGGCCACCGGCGCGATTGTTGCCTTCGAGGTGCCCATTGGGGATGGACCCGCCATCGTATATCCCGCGGCCGTTGCGACCGGCGCTCCGAATCGCTCCGGTGCCGTGCGCTTCCTCGACTATCTGCAGACATCCGCCGTCCGCCCGCTGTTCGAAGCGGCGGGCTTCGTCACGCTGCGATGA